A single Trachemys scripta elegans isolate TJP31775 chromosome 20, CAS_Tse_1.0, whole genome shotgun sequence DNA region contains:
- the KDF1 gene encoding keratinocyte differentiation factor 1 produces MLGRRTRHPQEISKHRMNLSHQDAVPQRISPSKECDISLEVFSKSTPELKQSRKLAQQARDRRARKADLKDSNGREAETITFISGTAEAPQTQSLCCLSLSQAWNASKAVLCCIVTCGGCFKNCGIHIPCLGHTETSIDDGRNREQNGRVPSNSPANISPVEKNGNQIKKNTMGSSFSYPDVKLKGIPVYPNRSPGNHTDADSCYKEPLPEKTFRNSIEKPPLPSSHRSSEEYYSFHESDLDLSELSSSMSSKEIDVLIFKKLTELFSVHQIDELAKCTSDTVFLEKTNKISDLINSITQDYNLDEQDAECRLVRGIIRISTRKSRVRPPISIPATKSHEEKASRGNAPDSGNETMLESLITSQDDLAVQISEETTADVIARNMRPFSAAGSPMSRASSYQDTETDSSGAPLLQVYC; encoded by the exons ATGCTGGGCAGGAGAACAAGACACCCCCAAGAAATCAGCAAGCACCGGATGAACCTGTCCCACCAGGATGCTGTGCCCCAAAGGATCAGCCCATCCAAAGAGTGTGACATCAGCCTGGAGGTGTTCAGCAAATCCACACCTGAACTCAAACAGAGCCGCAAGCTGGCACAGCAGGCCCGGGACAGGAGAGCCCGCAAAGCTGACCTCAAAGACTCCAATGGGAGGGAGGCAGAAACAATTACCTTTATTTCTGGCACAGCAGAGGCTCCCCAGACCCAGAGCTTGTGCTGTCTTTCTTTGTCTCAGGCCTGGAACGCCTCCAAGGCTGTTCTCTGCTGTATAGTGACCTGTGGGGGCTGCTTTAAGAATTGCGGCATTCACATCCCCTGCCTGGGTCACACTGAGACTTCGATTGATGATGGAAGAAACAGAGAGCAAAATGGACGTGTGCCTAGCAACAGCCCTGCCAACATCTCCCCCGTTGAAAAGAATGGGAACCAGATCAAAAAGAACACTATGGGGAGCAGCTTCAGTTACCCAGATGTGAAACTGAAGGGGATCCCTGTCTATCCGAACCGGAGCCCTGGCAACCATACAGATGCAGATTCGTGCTACAAAGAGCCCCTGCCAGAGAAGACCTTCAGGAACAGCATAGAAAAGCCACCACTCCCCAGCAGCCACCGGAGCTCGGAGGAGTATTACTCCTTCCACGAGTCTGATCTGGATCTCAGTGAGTTGAGCAGCTCTATGTCCAGCAAAGAGATCGATGTCTTGATCTTCAAGAAACTGACAGAGCTCTTCAGCGTCCATCAGATTGACGAGCTGGCCAAGTGCACGTCAGACACTGTCTTCCTGGAGAAGACCAACAAGATCTCAGACCTGATCAATAGCATCACTCAGGACTACAACCTGGATGAGCAGGATGCTGAGTGCCGGCTAGTCCGAGGCATTATACGTATCAGCACCCGGAAGAGCAGGGTCCGGCCCCCCATTTCCATTCCTGCCACCAAGAGCCACGAGGAGAAGGCAAGCAGAGGAAACGCACCGGACAGCGGCAATGAAACCATGCTGGAGTCCCTAATCACCAGCCAAGACG ATTTGGCTGTGCAGATATCAGAGGAAACCACAGCAGATGTGATAGCCAGGAACATGAGGCCGTTCAGCGCTGCAG
- the TRNP1 gene encoding TMF-regulated nuclear protein 1 translates to MPGGSAAPPPGGDPELARARLAGKPRRRAEEAAGGSALPGAVRALELAEARRRLLEVEGRRRLVLELENRVQQLHRVFVQAELRMAGRAESLARLGSGAGQAQIYLAAHGQRLKKSLRRSRKARPPALLASALGGCVPWAAGKLRRGRPEPPESPFKRSLQGPPGQPPA, encoded by the coding sequence ATGCCCGGCGGCAGCGCGGCGCCCCCGCCCGGCGGAGACCCGGAGCTGGCCCGCGCCCGGCTAGCGGGCAAGCCCCGGCGGCGGGCGGAGGAGGCGGCGGGCGGCTCGGCGCTGCCCGGGGCCGTGCGGGCGCTGGAGCTGGCCGAAGCCCGGCGGCGGCTGCTGGAGGTGGAGGGCCGGCGGCGGCTGGTGCTGGAGCTGGAGAACCGGGTGCAGCAGCTGCACCGCGTCTTCGTGCAGGCCGAGCTGCGCATGGCCGGCCGCGCCGAGAGCCTGGCCCGCCTGGGCAGCGGCGCCGGCCAGGCTCAGATCTACCTGGCGGCCCACGGGCAGCGCCTCAAGAAGAGCCTGCGGCGCTCCCGCAAGGCGCGGCCGCCCGCCCTGCTGGCCTCGGCGCTGGGCGGCTGCGTGCCCTGGGCGGCGGGCAAGCTGCGCCGCGGCCGGCCGGAGCCGCCCGAGTCCCCCTTTAAGAGGAGCCTGCAGGGGCCGCCGGGGCAGCCCCCGGCCTGA